In Panthera leo isolate Ple1 chromosome B3, P.leo_Ple1_pat1.1, whole genome shotgun sequence, a single genomic region encodes these proteins:
- the LOC122221227 gene encoding olfactory receptor 4F4 has protein sequence MVTEFIFLGLSNSQEFQIFLLVFFFIFYVGIVFGNLLIVITVASDSHLHSPMYFLLANLSLIDLCLSSVTAPKMIADFFSKHKVISFKGCLAQIFLVHFFGGSELVILIAMAFDRYVAICKPLRYSTVMCDHVCFGIVTAAWGTGFLHSVSQLAFAVNLPFCGPNEVDSFYCDLPRVIKLACIDTYRLDVMVIANSGVLTVCSFVFLIISYAIILVTIQQRPSDKSSKALSTLTAHITVVLLFFGPCIFIYAWPFPIKSLDKSLAVFYSVVTPLLNPIIYTLRNKDMKTAMRRLSKWNVNSSVKF, from the coding sequence ATGGTGACTGAGTTCATTTTTCTGGGACTCTCCAATTCTCAGGAATTCCAGATATTCCTACTggtgttcttttttatattctatgtGGGAATTGTGTTTGGAAACCTTCTTATTGTCATAACTGTGGCTTCTGACTCCCATCTTCACTCTCCCATGTACTTCCTGCTGGCTAACCTCTCACTCATTGACCTCTGTCTGTCTTCCGTCACAGCCCCCAAGATGATTGCTGACTTTTTCAGTAAACACAAAGTCATCTCTTTCAAGGGTTGCCTTGCTCAGATATTTCTCGTTCACTTTTTTGGTGGGAGTGAATTGGTGATCCTTATAGCCATGGCCTTTGACAGATATGTAGCAATCTGTAAACCTCTTCGCTACTCTACAGTTATGTGTGACCATGTATGTTTTGGCATTGTGACTGCCGCATGGGGAACTGGCTTTCTCCATTCAGTGAGCCAGTTGGCTTTTGCAGTAAACTTACCTTTCTGTGGTCCCAATGAGGTTGATAGCTTTTACTGCGACCTACCTAGGGTTATCAAACTTGCTTGTATAGACACCTATAGATTGGATGTCATGGTCATTGCTAACAGTGGTGTGCTCActgtgtgttcttttgttttcctaatcATCTCCTATGCTATCATCCTAGTAACCATCCAGCAACGCCCTTCAGACAAGTCGTCCAAGGCTCTGTCCACTCTGACTGCTCACATCACAgtagttcttttgttctttggaCCATGTATCTTCATTTATGCCTGGCCATTCCCCATCAAGTCACTAGATAAATCCCTTGCTGTGTTTTATTCTGTGGTCACTCCTCTCTTGAACCCGATTATATACACACTGAGGAACAAAGACATGAAGACTGCAATGAGACGACTGAGTAAATGGAATGTGAATTCTAGTGTAAAATTTTAG
- the LOC122221228 gene encoding olfactory receptor 4F6-like, which translates to MDQVNGSMVTEFVLLGLAQSLRMQVLLFLFFSLFYAGIILGNLFIMFTVIFDSHLHSPMYILLANLSFIDLGLSSTTVPRMISDLFSNGKIISFHSCMIQMFFIHVMGGVEMILLIAMAYDRYTAICRPLHYLTIMNLKMCMLLVMTAWIIGVIHAVSQFVFVINLPFCGPKNVGSFYCDFPRVIKLACMDTYRLEFVVTANSGFISMGTFFFLIVSYIFILITVRQHSSKDLSKAFITLSAHITVVVLFFVPCMFLYVWPFPTKSMDTFFAIVDFVVTPVLNPAIYTLRNRDMKAAMRRLSQQVVSSREMS; encoded by the coding sequence ATGGACCAAGTAAATGGCTCTATGGTAACTGAATTTGTGTTACTGGGACTTGCACAATCCTTGCGAATGcaggttttgctttttcttttcttctctttattctatGCAGGAATTATCTTGGGAAACCTCTTCATTATGTTTACAGTGATTTTTGATTCTCACTTACACTCTCCCATGTATATCCTGCTGGCCAACTTATCATTCATCGACCTGGGCCTTTCATCCACCACAGTTCCTAGGATGATCTCTGATCTTTTCAGTAATGGCAAAATCATCTCCTTCCATAGTTGCATGAtacaaatgttttttattcatgtCATGGGAGGAGTTGAGATGATACTGCTCATAGCCATGGCATATGACAGGTACACAGCAATTTGCAGGCCTCTCCACTACTTAACTATTATGAATCTCAAAATGTGCATGCTTTTGGTAATGACTGCTTGGATCATTGGGGTGATCCATGCTGTGTCTCAGTTTGTTTTTGTCATAAATTTACCTTTCTGTGGCCCTAAAAATGTGGGGAGTTTTTACTGTGATTTTCCTAGGGTTATTAAACTTGCATGCATGGACACTTACAGACTAGAATTTGTGGTCACTGCTAACAGTGGCTTCATATCTATGGgcaccttctttttcttaattgtatCATACATCTTTATTCTGATCACTGTCAGACAACATTCTTCAAAGGATTTATCCAAAGCATTCATCACTTTGTCAGCTCACATCACtgtagtggttttgttttttgttccatGCATGTTTCTCTATGTGTGGCCTTTTCCTACCAAGTCAATGGATACATTTTTTGCCATTGTGGACTTTGTCGTCACTCCTGTCTTAAATCCTGCCATCTATACTTTAAGGAACAGAGATATGAAGGCAGCAATGAGAAGGCTGAGTCAACAAGTTGTAAGTTCTAGAGAGATGTCATAA